The following are encoded in a window of Ricinus communis isolate WT05 ecotype wild-type chromosome 4, ASM1957865v1, whole genome shotgun sequence genomic DNA:
- the LOC8284468 gene encoding receptor-like serine/threonine-protein kinase SD1-8 isoform X1 yields the protein MIVNYTMWFIFCVILFTCFSLNSHLSLATERISADQTLTGDQTVSSEGGSFILGFFKPGNSPYYYIGIWYNIVSEQTVVWVANREKPVLDKYSSELRISNGNLVLVDESGIEIWSTNLSPVTSNSVEAVLFEEGNLVLRNSSGPNSSEPLWQSFDHPTHTWLPGGKLGLNKITRKSSRLTSWKNNDDPAPGLYSLEIDPNGASQYFIIWNRSKIMWTSGTWNGQIFSLVPEMRLNYIFNFSYFSNARENYFTYSRYNDSIVTRLLVDVQGQIQQQSWLKAAKQWNLFWAQPRLQCEVYAYCGAFASCGLEQQPFCHCLEGFRPNSIDEWNSEVYTAGCVRKTSLQCGNSSDAKRKSNRFLESRSKGLPGDSWTVEAGDAQECESTCLNNCSCTAYAYSGSGNDGVNCSFWFEDLLNIKQVADEENYGKTLYVKLAASEFSSYNNRKRTVIGVIIGLGSVVILVFFCMSLFLILRRMRMDKQDEVLGSMPDITSTTATTANGGGHNNAQLVIFRFKSILAATDNFCQENKLGEGGFGPVYKGNFPGDQEAAIKRLSRQSGQGLEEFMNELKLIANLQHKYLVRLLGCCVERDEKILIYEYMANRSLDKFLYDPSERVKLVWDKRLNIAEGVAQGLLYIHKFSRLKVIHRDLKASNILLDEAMNPKISDFGMARIFGINQTEANTNRVMGTYGYMSPEYAFSGQFSEKSDVFSFGVILIEIVSGRRNTSFHRSGLSFTLLSWAWELWKEGKEAELIDASIRDTCNLKEAVKCIHVGLLCV from the exons ATGATTGTTAACTACACTATGTGGTTCATCTTCTGTGTTATTCTCTTCACATGTTTTTCTCTCAATTCTCATCTTTCTCTTGCGACCGAAAGAATTTCTGCAGATCAGACTCTAACGGGTGACCAAACTGTTTCCTCCGAAGGAGGGAGCTTTATACTCGGTTTCTTCAAGCCAGGTAACTCCCCATACTACTATATAGGCATTTGGTACAATATAGTGTCTGAACAGACCGTAGTTTGGGTAGCAAATAGAGAGAAACCAGTTCTTGATAAATACTCATCGGAACTAAGAATATCTAATGGTAATTTAGTTCTCGTCGATGAGTCTGGTATTGAAATATGGTCAACAAATTTAAGCCCTGTGACTTCAAATTCTGTAGAAGCTGTACTTTTTGAGGAAGGAAATCTGGTTTTAAGAAATTCTTCAGGGCCTAATTCATCGGAGCCACTATGGCAGAGTTTTGATCATCCAACTCATACGTGGCTCCCTGGTGGTAAGCTTGGATTGAATAAAATCACCAGAAAGAGCTCACGTCTTACTTCATGGAAAAACAACGATGATCCTGCACCAGGTCTCTACTCTTTAGAGATTGACCCCAATGGAGCCAGCCAATACTTTATCATTTGGAATAGGTCTAAAATTATGTGGACTAGTGGTACTTGGAACGGACAGATCTTCAGCTTAGTTCCTGAGATGAgattgaattatatatttaattttagttatttcagCAATGCCCGTGAGAATTATTTCACCTATTCTCGGTACAATGATTCCATCGTAACTAGGTTACTGGTAGATGTCCAGGGGCAGATTCAGCAACAATCATGGTTAAAGGCCGCAAAGCAATGGAATTTGTTTTGGGCTCAACCAAGGCTACAATGCGAAGTATATGCCTACTGTGGGGCATTTGCCAGCTGCGGTTTAGAGCAGCAGCCTTTCTGCCATTGTTTGGAAGGTTTTCGTCCAAACTCAATAGACGAGTGGAACTCAGAAGTTTATACAGCTGGGTGTGTGAGGAAAACCAGTTTGCAGTGTGGGAATTCCAGTGATGCTAAAAGGAAGAGTAATAGATTTTTGGAAAGTCGCAGCAAGGGATTGCCTGGAGATTCATGGACAGTAGAAGCTGGGGATGCACAGGAATGTGAATCAACTTGCTTGAATAATTGTTCTTGCACTGCTTACGCTTATTCTGGCAGTGGCAACGATGGCGTCAATTGCTCATTTTGGTTTGAAGATCTTTTGAATATAAAACAGGTTGCAGATGAAGAAAATTATGGAAAAACTCTCTATGTCAAGCTTGCGGCTTCTGAATTTTCAagttataataatagaaaaagaacagTTATCGGGGTAATAATAGGATTGGGCTCCGTGGTGATACTAGTTTTCTTTTGCATGTCTCTGTTTCTGATCCTAAGAAGAATGAGGATGGACAAACAAG ATGAGGTATTGGGAAGTATGCCTGATATCACCAGCACTACTGCTACTACTGCAAATGGAGGAGGACACAACAATGCACAACTAGTTATATTCAGGTTTAAGAGTATATTGGCTGCTACAGATAACTTTtgtcaagaaaataaactagGAGAGGGTGGATTTGGCCCTGTCTACAAG GGGAATTTTCCTGGTGATCAAGAAGCAGCCATCAAAAGGCTTTCAAGACAATCTGGGCAAGGACTAGAGGAATTCATGAATGAGTTGAAGCTTATTGCCAATCTGCAACATAAGTATCTGGTTAGGCTCTTAGGTTGTTGTGTCGAAAGGGACGAAAAGATACTTATATACGAGTACATGGCCAATAGAAGTTTGGACAAATTTCTTTATG ATCCATCTGAAAGAGTAAAACTAGTTTGGGATAAACGCCTCAACATTGCAGAAGGTGTAGCTCAAGGACTCCTATATATCCACAAGTTCTCCAGATTGAAAGTAATTCACAGGGACCTAAAAGCAAGCAACATTTTGTTGGATGAAGCAATGAATCCCAAGATTTCAGACTTTGGAATGGCTAGGATTTTTGGCATCAATCAAACAGAAGCAAATACCAACCGGGTGATGGGGACTTA TGGCTACATGTCTCCTGAATATGCATTTTCTGGACAATTTTCAGAGAAATCAGACGTGTTTAGCTTTGGTGTGATCCTGATAGAGATAGTGAGTGGAAGGAGGAACACAAGCTTCCATCGCAGTGGACTTTCTTTCACCCTGCTTAGTTGG GCATGGGAACTATGGAAAGAAGGGAAAGAGGCAGAGTTGATAGATGCATCAATTAGAGATACCTGTAACCTTAAAGAAGCTGTAAAGTGCATCCATGTGGGGCTGTTGTGTGTTTAG
- the LOC8284468 gene encoding G-type lectin S-receptor-like serine/threonine-protein kinase At2g19130 isoform X2 produces MIVNYTMWFIFCVILFTCFSLNSHLSLATERISADQTLTGDQTVSSEGGSFILGFFKPGNSPYYYIGIWYNIVSEQTVVWVANREKPVLDKYSSELRISNGNLVLVDESGIEIWSTNLSPVTSNSVEAVLFEEGNLVLRNSSGPNSSEPLWQSFDHPTHTWLPGGKLGLNKITRKSSRLTSWKNNDDPAPGLYSLEIDPNGASQYFIIWNRSKIMWTSGTWNGQIFSLVPEMRLNYIFNFSYFSNARENYFTYSRYNDSIVTRLLVDVQGQIQQQSWLKAAKQWNLFWAQPRLQCEVYAYCGAFASCGLEQQPFCHCLEGFRPNSIDEWNSEVYTAGCVRKTSLQCGNSSDAKRKSNRFLESRSKGLPGDSWTVEAGDAQECESTCLNNCSCTAYAYSGSGNDGVNCSFWFEDLLNIKQVADEENYGKTLYVKLAASEFSSYNNRKRTVIGVIIGLGSVVILVFFCMSLFLILRRMRMDKQDEVLGSMPDITSTTATTANGGGHNNAQLVIFRFKSILAATDNFCQENKLGEGGFGPVYKGNFPGDQEAAIKRLSRQSGQGLEEFMNELKLIANLQHKYLVRLLGCCVERDEKILIYEYMANRSLDKFLYDPSERVKLVWDKRLNIAEGVAQGLLYIHKFSRLKVIHRDLKASNILLDEAMNPKISDFGMARIFGINQTEANTNRVMGTYGYMSPEYAFSGQFSEKSDVFSFGVILIEIVSGRRNTSFHRSGLSFTLLSWFFGF; encoded by the exons ATGATTGTTAACTACACTATGTGGTTCATCTTCTGTGTTATTCTCTTCACATGTTTTTCTCTCAATTCTCATCTTTCTCTTGCGACCGAAAGAATTTCTGCAGATCAGACTCTAACGGGTGACCAAACTGTTTCCTCCGAAGGAGGGAGCTTTATACTCGGTTTCTTCAAGCCAGGTAACTCCCCATACTACTATATAGGCATTTGGTACAATATAGTGTCTGAACAGACCGTAGTTTGGGTAGCAAATAGAGAGAAACCAGTTCTTGATAAATACTCATCGGAACTAAGAATATCTAATGGTAATTTAGTTCTCGTCGATGAGTCTGGTATTGAAATATGGTCAACAAATTTAAGCCCTGTGACTTCAAATTCTGTAGAAGCTGTACTTTTTGAGGAAGGAAATCTGGTTTTAAGAAATTCTTCAGGGCCTAATTCATCGGAGCCACTATGGCAGAGTTTTGATCATCCAACTCATACGTGGCTCCCTGGTGGTAAGCTTGGATTGAATAAAATCACCAGAAAGAGCTCACGTCTTACTTCATGGAAAAACAACGATGATCCTGCACCAGGTCTCTACTCTTTAGAGATTGACCCCAATGGAGCCAGCCAATACTTTATCATTTGGAATAGGTCTAAAATTATGTGGACTAGTGGTACTTGGAACGGACAGATCTTCAGCTTAGTTCCTGAGATGAgattgaattatatatttaattttagttatttcagCAATGCCCGTGAGAATTATTTCACCTATTCTCGGTACAATGATTCCATCGTAACTAGGTTACTGGTAGATGTCCAGGGGCAGATTCAGCAACAATCATGGTTAAAGGCCGCAAAGCAATGGAATTTGTTTTGGGCTCAACCAAGGCTACAATGCGAAGTATATGCCTACTGTGGGGCATTTGCCAGCTGCGGTTTAGAGCAGCAGCCTTTCTGCCATTGTTTGGAAGGTTTTCGTCCAAACTCAATAGACGAGTGGAACTCAGAAGTTTATACAGCTGGGTGTGTGAGGAAAACCAGTTTGCAGTGTGGGAATTCCAGTGATGCTAAAAGGAAGAGTAATAGATTTTTGGAAAGTCGCAGCAAGGGATTGCCTGGAGATTCATGGACAGTAGAAGCTGGGGATGCACAGGAATGTGAATCAACTTGCTTGAATAATTGTTCTTGCACTGCTTACGCTTATTCTGGCAGTGGCAACGATGGCGTCAATTGCTCATTTTGGTTTGAAGATCTTTTGAATATAAAACAGGTTGCAGATGAAGAAAATTATGGAAAAACTCTCTATGTCAAGCTTGCGGCTTCTGAATTTTCAagttataataatagaaaaagaacagTTATCGGGGTAATAATAGGATTGGGCTCCGTGGTGATACTAGTTTTCTTTTGCATGTCTCTGTTTCTGATCCTAAGAAGAATGAGGATGGACAAACAAG ATGAGGTATTGGGAAGTATGCCTGATATCACCAGCACTACTGCTACTACTGCAAATGGAGGAGGACACAACAATGCACAACTAGTTATATTCAGGTTTAAGAGTATATTGGCTGCTACAGATAACTTTtgtcaagaaaataaactagGAGAGGGTGGATTTGGCCCTGTCTACAAG GGGAATTTTCCTGGTGATCAAGAAGCAGCCATCAAAAGGCTTTCAAGACAATCTGGGCAAGGACTAGAGGAATTCATGAATGAGTTGAAGCTTATTGCCAATCTGCAACATAAGTATCTGGTTAGGCTCTTAGGTTGTTGTGTCGAAAGGGACGAAAAGATACTTATATACGAGTACATGGCCAATAGAAGTTTGGACAAATTTCTTTATG ATCCATCTGAAAGAGTAAAACTAGTTTGGGATAAACGCCTCAACATTGCAGAAGGTGTAGCTCAAGGACTCCTATATATCCACAAGTTCTCCAGATTGAAAGTAATTCACAGGGACCTAAAAGCAAGCAACATTTTGTTGGATGAAGCAATGAATCCCAAGATTTCAGACTTTGGAATGGCTAGGATTTTTGGCATCAATCAAACAGAAGCAAATACCAACCGGGTGATGGGGACTTA TGGCTACATGTCTCCTGAATATGCATTTTCTGGACAATTTTCAGAGAAATCAGACGTGTTTAGCTTTGGTGTGATCCTGATAGAGATAGTGAGTGGAAGGAGGAACACAAGCTTCCATCGCAGTGGACTTTCTTTCACCCTGCTTAGTTGG TTTTTTGGTTTCTAA
- the LOC8284469 gene encoding SNAP25 homologous protein SNAP33, with protein MFGLKKSPLHLGKHNKVDPQYPDPPRSNPFDSDDELDRKQTLKTSRKTSPEPNLTTPNFGANPFDDDEEKGTSSSSSYALTSSARNNYKNDFRDSGGVENQSVQELENYAVYKAEETTKAVNGCLKIAEEIREDATKTMITLHQQGEQMYRTHNVAVEMDHDLSRGEKLLGSLGGIFSRTWKPKKNRPITGPVITRDDSPKRRGNHLEQREKLGLNAAPKGRTSTRTPPPEPTNAYQKVEMEKTKQDDALSDLSNLLGELKDMAVDMGSEIERQTKALDHVQDDVDELNSRVRGANQRGRRLLGK; from the exons ATGTTTGGTTTAAAGAAATCTCCCTTACATCTTGGTAAGCACAACAAGGTTGACCCACAGTATCCTGATCCTCCTCGTTCTAACCCTTTTGATTCTGATGATGAATTGGACCGTAAGCAAACTCTTAAAACTTCAAGGAAAACTTCCCCAGAACCCAATCTGACTACACCAAATTTTGGTGCCAACccatttgatgatgatgaggaaAAAGGGAcatcttcatcatcttcatatGCCCTCACTTCATCTGCAAGAAATAACTACAAGAATGATTTCCGCGACTCAGGAGGCGTAGAAAACCAATCAGTGCAAGAATTGGAGAACTACGCCGTATACAAGGCTGAGGAGACTACAAAGGCAGTCAATGGCTGCCTGAAGATTGCAGAGGAAATCAGAGAGGACGCAACTAAGACTATGATCACCTTGCATCAGCAGGGGGAGCAAATGTACAGGACCCATAATGTGGCTGTTGAGATGGATCACGATCTTAGTCGG GGAGAAAAGCTTCTTGGGAGTCTTGGAGGCATTTTCTCCAGAACTTGGAAGCCAAAGAAGAATCGTCCAATTACCGGCCCTGTTATCACAAGAG ATGACTCGCCCAAAAGGAGAGGTAATCACTTGGAGCAGAGGGAGAAGTTGGGACTGAATGCTGCACCTAAGGGCCGGACAAGCACAAGAACCCCTCCGCCTGAGCCCACTAATGCATACCAGAAAGTTGAg ATGGAGAAGACAAAACAAGATGACGCACTCTCAGATTTGAGCAATCTATTGGGAGAACTCAAGGATATGGCTGTCGACATGGGGAGTGAAATTGAAAG GCAAACCAAAGCTCTGGATCATGTCCAGGACGATGTGGATGAACTAAATTCCCGTGTTAGAGGTGCTAATCAGCGCGGCCGTCGTTTGCTTGGAAAATAG
- the LOC8284470 gene encoding LYR motif-containing protein 4 yields MGSKGEILSLCRSLLRTARQFSDYNIREYTKRRTIDAFRENRNLTDPSSISAAFSDGKAQLDVAKRQVVVYSLYAPKIKSVMETKSSPSAFK; encoded by the coding sequence ATGGGTTCAAAAGGCGAAATTTTGAGCCTGTGCCGTTCACTTCTACGGACAGCTCGACAATTCAGCGATTACAACATCAGGGAATATACAAAGCGCCGCACAATTGATGCTTTCCGAGAAAATCGGAACCTGACCGATCCTTCTTCCATCTCCGCCGCTTTCTCCGACGGCAAGGCTCAGCTTGACGTCGCTAAACGACAGGTCGTTGTATATTCTCTTTATGCCCCTAAAATTAAGAGCGTCATGGAGACCAAATCGTCTCCTTCTGCTTTTAAATAA
- the LOC8284471 gene encoding heparanase-like protein 2, which produces MGFSLSLLFLLASLPVIFAQDVKHATIVVDGTVTVAETDDNFICATLDWWPHDKCDYNQCPWGYSSVLNLNLSHPLLAKAMQAFRHLRIRIGGSLQDRVLYDVGDLKFPCHPFRKMKDGLFGFSKGCLHMNRWDELNLLFSKTGAIVTFSLNALHGRHQIRRGVWGGAWDSSNAYDFMNYTVSKGHKIDSWEFGNELSGSGVGASVNAELYGKDVINLKNIINELYKNSGFKPSLIAPGGFFNQQWYAEFLKVSGSGIINILTHHIYNLGAGIDPNLVSKILDPHYLSKITETFSGLAQTIQQHGPWSSAWVGESGGAYNSGGRHVSNTFVNSFWYLDQLGLASKYNTKAYCRQTLIGGNYGLLNTTTLVPNPDYYSALLWHRLMGKGVLAVGSDASPYLRAYAHCSRGRAGVTLLLINLSNQTDFIISVQNSMAMKLHVKENIQRESRIVRGLKRSVSWVGNRASDESLTREEYHLTSKDGYLRSQTMVLNGIPLELTEDGEIPRLDPVHNNVKSPIYISPLSIAFIVFPNFDAPSCA; this is translated from the exons ATGGGATTCTCCCTTTCCTTGCTTTTCCTTTTGGCTTCTCTCCCTGTGATTTTTGCTCAAGACGTTAAACATGCTACGATTGTGGTTGATGGGACAGTCACAGTCGCCGAAACTGATGATAATTTCATCTGTGCTACCCTTGATTGGTGGCCTCATGACAAGTGTGACTACAACCAATGTCCGTGGGGCTATTCATCTGTCCTAAATTTG AACCTGTCTCATCCTCTTCTGGCAAAAGCTATGCAAG CTTTCAGGCACTTGAGGATTAGAATTGGTGGTTCTTTGCAAGACCGAGTGTTGTATGATGTAGGAGATTTGAAGTTTCCTTGCCATCcatttagaaaaatgaaagatgGGCTGTTTGGATTTTCAAAAGGATGTTTACATATGAACCGGTGGGATGAATTGAACCTTTTATTCAGTAAAACAGG GGCTATTGTGACTTTTAGCTTAAATGCCCTCCACGGGAGGCACCAGATCAGGAGGGGTGTTTGGGGAGGAGCTTGGGACTCCAGCAACGCCTATGATTTTATGAACTACACTGTCTCAAAAGGACACAAGATAGATTCATGGGAATTTG GTAACGAGTTAAGTGGAAGTGGCGTTGGTGCAAGTGTAAATGCTGAGCTCTATGGGAAAGATGTGATCAACcttaagaatattataaatgaattgTACAAGAACTCTGGCTTTAAGCCTTCACTTATAGCACCTGGAGGATTTTTTAATCAGCAGTGGTATGCCGAGTTTCTTAAGGTTTCAGGTTCAGGCATAATCAATATTTTGACTCATCACATATACAACCTAGGAGCAG GTATCGATCCCAACCTTGTGAGTAAGATACTGGATCCCCATTACTTGAGCAAGATAACAGAAACATTCAGTGGTCTTGCTCAAACAATTCAACAGCATGGTCCTTGGTCTTCTGCATGGGTTGGTGAATCTGGCGGGGCCTATAACAGTGGTGGCCGTCATGTGTCTAACACATTTGTCAATAGCTTTTG GTACTTAGATCAGCTTGGATTGGCATCCAAATACAATACTAAAGCATATTGCCGGCAAACACTAATTGGCGGAAACTATGGTCTCCTGAATACAACCACACTTGTGCCCAACCCTGACTACTACAG TGCTCTTCTATGGCATCGGCTTATGGGGAAAGGTGTTCTGGCTGTTGGTAGTGATGCTTCACCGTATCTACGTGCTTATGCACATTGTTCAAGAGGAAGA GCTGGTGTAACTTTACTACTGATCAATTTAAGCAATCAGACTGATTTTATAATCAGTGTTCAAAATAGTATGGCAATGAAGTTGCACGTGAAAGAGAACATTCAAAGAGAAAGCCGTATTGTTCGTGGCCTTAAGAGATCAGTTTCATGGGTCGGAAACCGAGCCTCAGATGAATCATTAACCAGAGAGGAGTACCATTTAACTTCAAAAGATGGTTACCTTCGAAGCCAAACCATGGTTCTAAACGGAATCCCATTAGAGCTTACTGAAGATGGAGAAATCCCGCGGTTAGACCCTGTTCATAATAATGTGAAATCTCCTATATACATCAGTCCTTTATCCATTGCATTTATAGTTTTCCCAAATTTTGATGCCCCCTCTTGTGCATAA